One window of the Eucalyptus grandis isolate ANBG69807.140 chromosome 8, ASM1654582v1, whole genome shotgun sequence genome contains the following:
- the LOC104430392 gene encoding 12-oxophytodienoate reductase 3: protein MATNLFTPFQMGKFDLSHRVVLAPLTRCRAINGIPLPVHAEYYAQRTTKGGFLITEGTLISDTAAGFPGTPGIYTEEQVEAWKKVVDAVHSKGGIIFCQLWHVGRASNRVYQPDGGAPISSTNQSISDKWKIIMPDGTLDVPHKPRALQTHEIWQVIEQYRRAAANAIRAGFDGVEVHGAHGYLIDQFLKHSINDRVDEFGGSTENGCRFLMEIVKVVAEEVGTDRTGVKISPVVDHNDAMDPDPLSLGLAVIERLNKFQNEIGSKLAYLHVPQPRFTANGTKNYGEQEEDEEARLTRTWRRAYQGTFMLTGGFTRELGMKALAGGDTDLISYGRLFISNPDLVYRFKVDAPLNGYNRETFYTQDPVVGYIDYPFLDQENGEVTH from the exons ATGGCCACGAACCTCTTCACTCCCTTCCAGATGGGCAAGTTCGATCTCTCTCACAGGGTAGTGCTAGCGCCTTTGACGAGATGCAGAGCGATCAATGGGATTCCATTGCCGGTGCATGCAGAGTACTATGCGCAAAGAACGACCAAGGGTGGTTTTCTCATCACCGAAGGCACCCTCATCTCTGACACGGCCGCTGG GTTTCCAGGTACTCCTGGGATTTACACTGAAGAGCAAGTCGAAGCATGGAAGAAGGTGGTGGATGCTGTTCATTCCAAGGGCGGCATCATCTTCTGTCAACTTTGGCACGTTGGTCGTGCCTCCAACCGTG TTTATCAACCTGATGGAGGCGCTCCGATTTCGTCGACAAATCAATCCATCTCCGATAAATGGAAAATCATCATGCCTGACGGGACTCTCGATGTTCCTCACAAACCAAGAGCTCTCCAAACACACGAAATATGGCAAGTTATCGAGCAATATCGCCGAGCAGCTGCAAATGCCATTCGAGCAG GTTTTGATGGTGTTGAGGTGCATGGAGCACATGGCTATCTCATTGATCAATTCTTAAAGCATTCAATCAATGATAGAGTAGATGAATTTGGAGGATCAACTGAGAATGGATGCAGATTTTTGATGGAGATTGTCAAAGTGGTGGCAGAAGAAGTTGGCACTGATCGAACGGGAGTTAAAATTTCGCCAGTAGTTGACCACAATGATGCCATGGATCCTGATCCACTCAGTCTAGGCCTAGCAGTCATCGAGCGATTGAACAAGTTCCAAAATGAGATAGGTTCCAAACTCGCATATCTCCATGTGCCTCAACCTCGATTCACAGCCAATGGCACGAAAAATTATGGCGAACaagaggaggatgaagaagctCGATTGACGAGAACTTGGAGGAGAGCTTATCAAGGTACTTTCATGTTAACCGGCGGTTTCACCCGAGAGCTCGGGATGAAGGCTTTGGCTGGAGGAGACACGGACTTGATATCGTATGGTCGGCTCTTCATCTCTAACCCTGATTTGGTCTACCGATTCAAGGTGGATGCACCATTGAATGGTTACAACAGAGAGACATTTTATACTCAAGATCCAGTTGTTGGTTACATAGATTATCCATTTCTTGACCAGGAAAATGGGGAAGTGACACACTAG